From the Comamonas odontotermitis genome, one window contains:
- the greB gene encoding transcription elongation factor GreB produces MNKAFTKESDADDDEMPELPRIAGGKNYITPAGYRTLEAELLQLIDDERPKVVEVVHWAASNGDRSENGDYLYGKKRLREIDRRIRFLTKRMEAAEVVDPSVHHGSDQVYFGATVTYCDQNGCDERIVIMGIDEADASRGQVSWIAPIARALLKARVGDEVQLPTPGGVRVLEVLDVEYPPPKTA; encoded by the coding sequence ATGAACAAAGCTTTCACCAAAGAGTCCGACGCAGACGACGATGAGATGCCGGAGTTGCCCAGGATTGCTGGCGGCAAGAATTACATCACACCAGCAGGCTACCGCACGCTGGAGGCCGAACTGCTGCAGTTGATTGATGATGAGCGCCCGAAGGTGGTGGAGGTCGTGCACTGGGCGGCCAGCAATGGGGATCGGTCTGAAAACGGCGACTACCTGTATGGCAAAAAGCGCTTGCGGGAGATTGATCGCCGTATTCGTTTTCTGACCAAGCGCATGGAGGCGGCTGAAGTGGTAGACCCATCAGTGCACCACGGAAGCGATCAGGTGTACTTTGGCGCGACGGTCACATACTGTGACCAGAACGGTTGCGATGAGCGCATTGTCATCATGGGAATTGATGAGGCCGATGCAAGCCGCGGACAGGTGAGCTGGATTGCGCCTATTGCGCGGGCTTTGCTCAAGGCCCGGGTCGGCGACGAGGTTCAACTGCCAACCCCGGGGGGCGTGCGCGTACTGGAGGTGCTGGATGTGGAGTATCCGCCGCCCAAGACTGCCTGA